A region from the Lolium perenne isolate Kyuss_39 chromosome 4, Kyuss_2.0, whole genome shotgun sequence genome encodes:
- the LOC127293228 gene encoding peptidyl-prolyl cis-trans isomerase FKBP17-2, chloroplastic, with protein MATFLGSSPAFLTRPAAKPQVSCAPPSRPPSAQPPSEQPPSPPPQQQAMQAETQPQPQAVPSRAPKRAATSADSTDWVASSLTRRFGIGAGLAWVGFLAFGVVSEQLKTRFEVAQQQANTKDVEEEKEVVLPNGIRYTELRVGGGDVARPGDLVVIDLQGRVAGGEAFVDTFGDGKRPLALVMGSRPYTRGMCEGIEYVLRSMRNGGKRRVVIPASLGFGEDGADFGEEHVQVPPGATLEYVVQVDKVSIAPA; from the exons ATGGCAACTTTCTTGGGTAGCTCCCCGGCCTTCCTCACCAGGCCCGCCGCCAAACCGCAAGTCTCGTGCGCGCCGCCCTCGCGCCCGCCCAGCGCCCAGCCACCGTCCGAGCAGCCTCCGTCGCCACCACCGCAGCAACAAGCCATGCAGGCCGAGACGCAGCCGCAGCCGCAGGCTGTGCCGTCGAGGGCGCCGAAGCGCGCAGCGACGTCCGCGGACTCCACGGACTGGGTGGCGTCCTCACTGACGCGGCGGTTCGGCATCGGCGCCGGGCTGGCGTGGGTCGGGTTCCTGGCCTTCGGCGTGGTGTCGGAGCAGCTCAAGACCCGCTTCGAGGTCGCGCAGCAGCAGGCCAACACCAA ggatgtggaggaggagaaggaggtcgTCCTGCCCAATGGAATCCG GTACACCGAGCTGCGGGTGGGCGGCGGCGACGTTGCGCGGCCGGGCGACCTGGTGGTGATCGACCTGCAGGGGCGGGTGGCCGGCGGCGAGGCGTTCGTCGACACCTTCGGCGACGGGAAGCGGCCGCTGGCGCTCGTCATGGGATCCAGGCCCTACACCCGGGGGATGTGCGAGGGCATCGAGTACGTGCTGCGGTCCATGAGGAACGGCGGCAAGCGGCGGGTGGTCATCCCGGCGAGCCTGGGCTTCGGCGAGGACGGTGCAGACTTCGGGGAAGAGCACGTGCAGGTGCCTCCCGGGGCGACGCTGGAGTACGTCGTGCAGGTCGACAAGGTGTCCATCGCGCCGGCGTGA
- the LOC127346978 gene encoding uncharacterized protein, whose product MRILNWGEDKRFDEMRSNLGKLAVFWIFQAVWVWTVSLPVTIVNASDRNPSIEARDIIGWIMWVIGLSVKAIADQQKLKFKNSPSNKGKWCNVGLWSYTRHPNYFGEMLLWWGVFVASAPVLSGAEWLVILGPIFLTLLLLFVSGIPLLESSADKRFGPSEEYRTYKNTTR is encoded by the exons ATGAG GATTTTGAATTGGGGAGAGGATAAGCGGTTCGATGAGATGCGCAGCAACTTGGGAAAATTAGCTGTCTTTTGGATTTTCCAG GCTGTCTGGGTTTGGACTGTCAGCTTGCCTGTTACAATTGTGAATGCCAGTGACAGAAACCCTTCGATTGAAGCTCGGGATATCATTGGTTGGATCATGTGGGTCATTGGATTATCTGTGAAAGCTATAGCAGATCAACAGAAGCTTAAGTTCAAGAATTCTCCAAGCAATAAGGGAAAGTGGTGTAATGTGGGTCTTTGGAGTTATACTCGCCACCCAAATTACTTTGGCGAG ATGTTACTTTGGTGGGGCGTGTTTGTAGCATCAGCCCCGGTTCTCTCGGGAGCTGAATGG CTCGTAATCTTGGGACCCATCTTCCTGACGTTGTTGCTTCTTTTCGTTAGTGGGATCCCACTTCTTGAG TCATCTGCTGATAAGCGCTTCGGTCCGTCAGAAGAGTACCGCACATACAAGAACACTACAAGGTAA